In the genome of Fusarium poae strain DAOMC 252244 chromosome 1, whole genome shotgun sequence, the window CGACAATGACTTCTGTTGACATCACTACTACCGCGACAAGTTCCCTTGCTCCCACTACTGAGGCTTCCTCGACAGCTGCCGCGACATCTACCGAAATAGCCCCTGCCTGCACCCCTACATTGATCTATCCCACGCCTGAAGATGTCGTATGTGGGAGACAAGGAAATCCCCTCTCGACGACAAATTTCATGGGGGTCGCTGTAGAACAAGCTTCGGAGGACATTTGGAGCTGTTACAAGGCATGCAAGGATACACCCGAGTGCGGATCTGTATTCTTCTACGAGAATCTCTACTGTGAATTGTGGAAGGGCAAGCCTGGCGAGACCAATAATCTTCCATCCGAGTCGAGTTGGTGGGACATGGATTGCTTCACCTGCCTTGCAGGCGAGACAGAGCCCACCACCCCAACTCAGCCTGAACCCACCTGCAAGGACAATCTCATCAACCCTCTCCCTCAATACCGCGTTTGCGGCGAAATGGGCGATGGTACTGGTCTATATGAAGGTGGTCCAGGTCCAGATGGTTCTGCCCAGTCCCTCCAAGCTTGTGCAAAGGCTTGCAGCGTCGGCCAGTGTTCCGCAATTAAATTCGAGGCTGGTCAGGAATGTACGTTTTATCGGGGCGGTGGCTTTACCATAGGGGATCCTAGTACAACAACATACAAGTGGTACGACCAGGACTGCTTCTGCGATCTTGACAAACCCGGGGACGATGAAGACGTTTGCGTCGATGAGTTACCCAAGACCACTGTGTGCGCTGTCCAAGGTCGACCCAAAAACATCTGCCTCGAGGATATTACTCCTTTCGCACCCTCTTCGACAAAGTCTCTAGAGGCCTGTCGAGATCTCTGCAAGAACAACGACTGCAACTCAATCGCATTTAAAAAGGATGAATGGTGCAGTATTTTCAAGGGTCAAGTCGGAGGAACGAGCGAAGAAATTGATGTCCCTGGACTCAAGATGTGGGATATGGCCTGCTTTGACGAGACCGAGACCGGACCCAATGACCCTGAACCGAGCTGCATTAACAACATGTTAAGCCCTTCGCCCAAGAACAGTAACTGTGGTGCAACTGGTCAACCTACCGCAGTTGATCCCACGTCGTTTCTTAGTCACAGCGTTTCAAGCTCCCTGGAAGCTTGTCACGATGGCTGTAGTTCTTTGAGTCAGTGCAAATCGTTTATTTTCCAGATTAACACCGGATGTATCTGCCTCTCTGCCAGCACCGTCCAGGTTGATGGTACAGATACAGAGTGGAAGGTTTACGACTTGTCTTGCTTCTGTGAAGGGACCACGTAAGCGCAAGATCAGGGGATTGATGAGATTATTGACAAGTAGTCACTGGCGGAGGATGGGTTTATGTTGATTTTATTTTCATCTTGATTTTATTTATGTACATATGGGGGTTGGGTTAAATTCCGACTTTAGAGTCTCTAGACTGGTCCGCTCTGGCAAGGAGTGAATCGAATGGCTGTATCTAGGGAGTAGTCGTTCCAGAATAATAAGTGCACTTCAGGATATATACACACAGAGCAACTCGCAGCATCTATCCAAGTCTGAACTCTATTACTGTCCTGCCGGTTCGGTCAGGATTCTTAGTATGCATGTACCAGCCCCCTACTTCGTAAAAGTACAGATGCTCATACAAAGTCCCCTCCACTTCAGGTGCACAGCTTAGATACCTGTTCTCGCCTTCTGTACATTTGACGAAAAAGACAAAATACCTGGATGCTCTCTGTTCTTcgtttaaaaaataaaaagagtcCTGTGTGCATTGAGTGCAGGATGCGGCATAAACCTTTTCACCGCTGGGGAGGATAGCGTAGAGGCGTGAGGTTCCGGGCTCAAGTCCAAAGAGGGCACCGGAAGACTCCTTCTCCACATCACTAGTGATGGCAGGACCAAAGTCTTCCAGAGGAAGCCATGCCTCCTTTTCATAACCTTCGTCAAGGAAAATAGCAGTCAGAGTTGTTCCCAAAGGAGCCTCCAgagatgttgttgttgatggagaGAGTGCGGTCGATGTTGACTCTTCGATAATGGTCGTTGGTGATTCACTGAGGGTCTCAGTTGACGACAACTCAGCAGAAATAGTAGAGGATGATACTTCACTGAAGGTAACTGTGCTTGATACCCAGGAAGTAGTAGAATCGGCGTATGTTTTGTCTAGGGTGGTCATGCTGGTGTCGCCAGAATGGGCTGATGTGGTAGTCCCTCCACTCAGAGTAGAAGGTTGAGTTGTCACAGTATCTGAGTTGACTGCTATGGTAGTGGGTATGACGCTCGAGTATTCATCGATAGAAGTGATTGGTGACGGCTTGCATGGACCCGCGTGTATCAGGCGTGTCTTTGTTGCGAGCACCCCGAAAGCGAGGATCTTGAGTGGAAGACGCATGTTGAAAGACTGGATGGAATCAATGGACCTAGCGATGCAACGTAATTCAGAGGAAATGAACCGAGAATAAAAGGATCTGCCTGCTGAATGGGTAAGTCGGGGTGATTTAAATAACCATAACTGATAGGGGGCCTGTCAGGGCTGAACCCAAGCATTGACATAAATATTGAACATTAGTGACAAACTATTGACGCCACAATCCTTGGCTTTCGCCCAACAAAGCACTTCCACTGGTCGTATAGCACCTGAATCATTTCAATCATGTTGGTTCTAATCCCACCGCCTCGCTAATAGTTCAGCTAAGGTTTGCCTAAATGGAGTAAATATTGTGGTGTTGTGGAGAGACATTTAATCCCATGTTGATATTCGCAAAAATGCAAGGTCCCTGAAGTTAGCCGTGATAGCTGTAACTTTTGCTAATTATATTGTCTAACAATGAACCTTGAGACTTGTCTATTTGAGGTCTAGTAGGAATAAATTTTAAGCTTTGAATGACAGCTTTAAACTAACGCGTGTCTATAACGCTTCAATAGAGCCTATGTCCCACGATTAGCAGTTTACTTTAAGAGCGTTGCTATTCGCACACATCAACATTGCTAATCCCATATAAAAGACCCactctttaattatataattaacaCATGCTGCTTATATAAGCCCCACGTGACCGTACTAAGCCTCTTTCGGAAAAGCCCTACTATCGTTATCGCGTCATGTCAATGCATATCAAGGTCAAAATAGAAGCTGCAGAAGGTTAAGATAAAGATTACAGAGGGTCAAGATAGAGGCTATAAAGGGTCAAGATAAAGATTACAGAGGGTTAAGATAGAGGCTATAGAGGGTTAAGAAAGAGGCTATAGAAAGGCtagactattattataatcccttttaatatagttaaattaatactattgACTGTATactaatttatatatatagaagggAAAAGATAGAATAAGCTGCAGTATTTAGCGAAAAAATCCTAGACTTATATAAGATTAGCAATGTTAATGTGTGCAAATAGCAACGCtctactttaataatattccTTCCCATTTTAACTACCATTGCTTACTCAATAAGAGTaaacaaaaataaaagacGGTCTCTAACAGCATTATAATTATGATATATTACTGTTGCACTCGTCTTCATTAGGTATCTTCAAGACGCTATGTGGGTGATGTATTAACTATCTAGATTAAAGCACCACAATTTGTCTCGGTACGTTTCTCATGGCTCTGTCGTAGCTTACATCCCCACATTTCTGTTTTAGGGGTTtgatatttaataaaggttAGGCGTAGCAGTCAAGGTCAACTCACGCCGCGTGTACAACTTTCAAGGAAACAGAAGTTTGTATTGCTGGTATCACGAACAAACAACCCACCTTTAAGCATGGGTTAAGATATTCAAAATGTGCTCTGATGAGCTGATCCGCGTAGAAGGAGCGGTGTACTTCGAGCCCTATTGACCCACAGAACTCATGTCGGACCTATATCAGCCACGCACCACGTCAATTTGTGCAGACTTTCAACCTATCCCAACCTGTATCCTTCATAATGGTCAACAAAGAAGTTCAAGAAAAACTCAGGGCCTTTGTTGCCGAGCGAGACTGGGCACAATTCCATACTCCCGAAAACCTCGCCAAGAGCGTCTCTATCGAAGCCGCCGAGCTCCTCGAGTGCTTCCAGTGGGGCGCAGAGCCTGATTCGAAACGAGTTGCGGAGGAACTCGCAGACGTCTTGACATACTGCTTACATCTTGCTGACAAGATGGGTGTCGATCCGGATAAGATTGTGTTGGATAAGCTTGAGATTACAAAGAGGAAATACCCTGTTGATAAGGCCAAGGGAAGCAGTAAGAAGTATGATCAGCTTGATGATAGTAAAGCTTGATTTGTATATGGATTATGGAAGAAGGCGGCGGGAAATATGGCTGTTGTGTCTTGGACTATGGAGAGAGGGCTCGGCGTGGGGAATGGGCCAGTTAAGGGACATTTACGTCCTTGTTATTTCCAAACTTAATACCGGCACACTGACAAGCAAATTTAATAGCCTTCGAGATAAAATAGGGTATTGCTGTCAAACTAGTTACAGGATTCAAGATGTTCGGCAATGCATTGGATTGTGCTCTTCCTACTCTCCCTCTTCAGTTGTCCACTTAATAGTGTTCCATATGTCATAGACTTCTACAAACGTGACTTTAAACTAACAGTCTTCTCTTCACCCTTTCTATCTTCATCATTCAGTCTCCTCCACATATTCTTCCTAAGCTCATGCCCTTCCAAAAATGTCCGGAACCACTCACGTCTGAACTTGGGTAAATGTCTCCCAACACCATTTGCGTCACCAGCTAGATTTCTCAGAGTTTCAAAATAGTCCTCAAAATCTGGAAAGACAAGAGCAAACTTGGGTCCATCGCCTCGAGTCTTGGTTCTATCTTCCTCCCAATTCTCCATCTCTTCTGTCGAAGGTAACGTGCCGCGACCGGCGAGAAGTCTCGCTGCGTAAACAGCTTGCCATTCGAAGATTTTAAAGGTTAGCCCAGCTTGAACTGCACCAACGAACAGTAGAGTTGGGTCATGTCTCCAAACTACATGTTGGTATAAGTCGGGCACTCGGTTATTTTGGACTGGGACATCTGGCAAAAATGGCAGAGTCCAGCTGTACCCAGTTCCAAAGATGATATGGTCCACATTTTCTATCAAACCACCATTTTCCAGATAAACTGTACGATTGACGACTTTGGTGATAGAAGGGTGGTTTTCAATATAAGGGTTGTTGAAAGCCTCGTCTCCAAAATATCCATTGGGATTATGGCCAATCGTAATAGCATGAACTGGTCTCTGTGCTATGTTGACCAAGTCGAAAGCGATGTCAGCCGCAGAGACTGAAGCACCAACCACGACAACTTTCTTCATAGATTGTCAGTACGGCTAACTGCCTGAAGTCATATACAGTGAAACTCACTTTTGATCTGTAAAGATCTCTTCCACGGAAGTGCTTACTGTGAATCACACTTCCTGGTCTTGACTTGTCAAAAGTCTCGAGTCCTTCAATGAACGGAATGTAAGGAACAGAGTAATGCCCACTGGCAACCACCACCGCATCGAACCATTCAGTCCACCAGTAGTCGcgttcttggccttctttgcGTAAAATGACTTTCCATTCATTTCCGACCTTCTCAGCTCGCTCGACGGTTGTATTATAGGACACAAGGTCTGAATAACCATGTCGCTCGACTAAGCCCTCGATATATCTCCGAACCACACTCCAGTGACGAAACGGTGTCTGTGGACCGTACAGCTCAACGGATCGTGCAGTTGTTTCGGGTGGAAATGGTTCTTGAGAGAATTGCATAGGAACGCGATCAATATTCGTTTCCAAATAGGGATAAATTGAAGATTCTGTGAATCTCGGCTGGTCTGATTTTGGTGTATAGGTGGGAAGCTGCTCGGGAATCGGTAAAGATTGATCAGCGCTTCTCTCGGCCAGTTGAGTAAAGTTCGTTACTGTTTCGGGACGTTCAGTGTCGCCAACCCTACATACGTAAATCATGGGTTCCGTTCTAGAAGGATAAACTCACCAGCAACCTCCTGCTCTCTCGCGACGCTCAAACACTCTAATAACATTGAAGGTCTGTTCTTTTGCTAGTGCATCTATGGTGATTGCACCAGCTGGTCCAGCCCCAATTACTGCAACACGCTTCACATTCGGAATCACCATGTTATGTACAATGCAAGGGTGATAGCGAAGGAAAGGTGTGATATATCTGAACTCAAATCGGGCTCTGTAGCCTTAAATGATAGTAGAACTGATCAGATTGCCATTGACCAAACCCCGCGCCTGAAAATACGACTCAACGGTTAAGAAATGACATGGTGTGATGAACAAGGATGAGCACGCAATCCTTGGTATGAAATCACTTTAGAATCAACTCTCAAAACGAATGACAAGGAATAAAGGACCAAATCATCCCAGTACCGAGGTCCTGGGAATCCAATTAAGATAAACCTCGAAGCGAAGTTAAGCTAAGCCACTTGGCATGCAGTGGTCGTTGAGCTTAAGCATAGTTTATTAACGTTTCACTTTCCAGTTTCGACTCTAGCGGCGGGGCGTAGTATTGACAACATCTCTGTGACAGATGATGTGATCCTTGGCCAACATGTTTGACGATCTTATCCGTCGCATTATACAAATATAGTGATAATTTTACTCATAGACTTTTATTCTGGTCTTCAGTTGCACTCTCGtctttcttcctttcttccaCTTCTTTACCCATTTTTACTTAGAATAACAAACAGAAGACAGATGCAGTTCATGTTACTTCCACTTTGACACAATAATTAAGTTGTCAATATCGACTCGACATGGTTATCAAATCCAGAGAGATAATATCAAATGAAAGGCAAGGTAGCGAGAAGCAGGTTGAAGGAGCCGCTCAGGATGGAAGATCTGCATCATCTGAGAATCAACACGAAGCCACATGGGATCTCGCAGCGGAGAGCAAAGCACGCAGAAAGTAAGTTCTATATGATCCAGAAACCCTAACACAAAATCTTATCTTGACTCAACCAGAGTTGACCGTTCGGtactcttcctccttttccTCGGTCTACTCGTTTTCCAGCTTGATCGAATGAACCTCGCCAGCGCACTCACAGCAGGGTTCGCCGCAGACATCAATATTGACCAAGACACAATCAATCTGGGAAACCAACTCATGTTCATGGGAATCGTCATCTTTGAGATTCCATGCAACATGGCATTGCAAAAGGTATGCCTATAGAACCGAATTTGACTCTTGCGGCTGGCTCGCTGACAGAATCATGCAGGTTGGGCCACGAAAGTGGATGGCAGGTCAGGTTTTGGCCTTTGGATTCACTGCAACGATGCAGGTCTTTATCAAGAATCGCGCTGGATTTCTAGCTCTTCGGCTCATGCTAGGATTTTCCGAGGCAGGATATATCCCGGGAGGAGTATATACACTCTCAACTTGGTATACCAAGCGTGAGTTGTCCAAACGGGTATCCGTTTTTTTCTTTGGCATGTTTGGTGGAAATGCAATTAGTCCCATATTGGCTTCTGGCATCTTGAAGCTCGAGGGTGCTCATGGCATAAAAGGTTGGCAATGGCTATTCATGCGTAAGTCGACTTGATCTCCTATACACTGTCTGGTTTACTAACGATGAATCATAGTTGAGGGGATATTTACAATATTTGTGGCATTCATCTTACTCTTGTTCCTCCCAGGAACCCCAGACATTCCTCGACCATTGATGGGCCCGGGTCTTGTTCGCTTCTCGTCTTCTGAACAAGATATTCTCCAACGGCGGCTTGAGATAGATGACCCTGAAGGAAAGAGATCCGGAGTTCAGGGTCTTGCTATTGACTGGGCGCTTGTTAGAAGAACTGTCCTCCACTATCGTCGATGGCCCCATTACGTTGCAGCCTTTGCAGTCTTTTCCACATGGTCATCTTTGACGACATACACACCTTCCATCATAGTGTAGGTTAAAATTCTTTATCATCAAGTTTTATCTAACCTAGACAGGTCTTTGGGGTTCGATAGGATCACTGCCAACGCTCTTGCCGCTGTGGGGGCATCTCTGGCACTCCCTGTCGTATTTCTTTTTGGTTATCTGAGTGATAGGACAAACCTCCGTGGTGGAACCGTCATTGCTGGCCACATTTGTTATCTCATCACTTTGATCATCGCTAGGCAACTTCACCCACATGTTGGGAAATGGTCTCGATGGGGCCTTTGGACTGCGGTCAACAGTTTTGCCGTAGGCTACCACCCAGTGTCGAATTCCTGGGTTCAACTCAATTGTCGAGAGGCTGGTGAGCGCAGCATAGCTATCGCGTGAGTATTCCAAATTGTCTCTATAAGCACTAATGAAACTAATCATTCACTAGGATGTGGGTTATGTCAGCCATTAGTGGACTTATGGTCGGTACTCAGTACTTTCGCCCAAGTGACACTCCTTTGTAAGAATACTTTTCGCACCCATACAAAGTTTCAGCTAGGCTAACTTTAATACAGCTACCAAACAGGCCTCCGTACTATGATCTCTATGGTGACTGTTGGTATCATCTTTGCGTCACTTCAGATTATTATATACGTTGTGCATAATAAAAGAGTGGTTCAAGGCATATATGGTGGTCGTGGTGGAAGTCCACTAATGATCTATACACCGTAATTGTATTATTAATCAGCAAAGCTCAATAGATTATCTAGTTATGTTTTGGGACCTTTATTTGAGGTCGAGGATTATATACTGACGGCTCTCTCcccagttaataatattataaatctcttataatagGAGCAGaatttaaaggttaattgactagattatttatactaagcctttagctttaggctttattatttaactttttttaaatttaatcctttatttttatatatttatagtcttaaattataattaatataatttatataatacttttctttataattagaaaatcttattaataattactatttacttttttaattatttaaattaagctttatttaatttttatttaaaactttaattaattttttttataaatattctttttatttttaataaattattttttaatttttttattaatttatttttaaatttttttaatttttttaattttttttttattttaataaaattatatatataaataaaatataaattatatataaaggctattaatttaattttaataaaattattaagctttataaatatatataatttaatagctttttttataatatattaatcttattaatatttttatatttttaattattaatttaatatttttaaattaaaaaattataaaataaatatttttattaataatttttcttttaataattaatattataatatataaaacttataaagattattaattatatttaataagaaattaaaattaattaattaaatttaaattaatattataaattaattaaataataaataattattttaaataaataattaattaaaattataaaaaaaaaaattattattatttatataatttaataaaagctttttttataaattataattaatattataaagtttataattatatagctattaagttagtctttaaaagttaa includes:
- a CDS encoding hypothetical protein (SECRETED:SignalP(1-21)), encoding MSRHLVRSFLLATALTPMVNAGPCRPQTISASSQTDTLTQAVSSSTIVFSSLNPGDTSQSATVSEDAVTAIGTSTIDATLSVSDISSVSAETSGDATVSTDLSSDTALVTISATYAGTTSTEMPIGSETDITTMTSVDITTTATSSLAPTTEASSTAAATSTEIAPACTPTLIYPTPEDVVCGRQGNPLSTTNFMGVAVEQASEDIWSCYKACKDTPECGSVFFYENLYCELWKGKPGETNNLPSESSWWDMDCFTCLAGETEPTTPTQPEPTCKDNLINPLPQYRVCGEMGDGTGLYEGGPGPDGSAQSLQACAKACSVGQCSAIKFEAGQECTFYRGGGFTIGDPSTTTYKWYDQDCFCDLDKPGDDEDVCVDELPKTTVCAVQGRPKNICLEDITPFAPSSTKSLEACRDLCKNNDCNSIAFKKDEWCSIFKGQVGGTSEEIDVPGLKMWDMACFDETETGPNDPEPSCINNMLSPSPKNSNCGATGQPTAVDPTSFLSHSVSSSLEACHDGCSSLSQCKSFIFQINTGCICLSASTVQVDGTDTEWKVYDLSCFCEGTT
- a CDS encoding hypothetical protein (TransMembrane:12 (i56-83o95-111i123-141o147-170i182-203o215-237i299-319o331-353i360-380o392-413i425-445o457-480i)) — its product is MVIKSREIISNERQGSEKQVEGAAQDGRSASSENQHEATWDLAAESKARRKVDRSVLFLLFLGLLVFQLDRMNLASALTAGFAADINIDQDTINLGNQLMFMGIVIFEIPCNMALQKVGPRKWMAGQVLAFGFTATMQVFIKNRAGFLALRLMLGFSEAGYIPGGVYTLSTWYTKRELSKRVSVFFFGMFGGNAISPILASGILKLEGAHGIKGWQWLFMLEGIFTIFVAFILLLFLPGTPDIPRPLMGPGLVRFSSSEQDILQRRLEIDDPEGKRSGVQGLAIDWALVRRTVLHYRRWPHYVAAFAVFSTWSSLTTYTPSIIVSLGFDRITANALAAVGASLALPVVFLFGYLSDRTNLRGGTVIAGHICYLITLIIARQLHPHVGKWSRWGLWTAVNSFAVGYHPVSNSWVQLNCREAGERSIAIAMWVMSAISGLMVGTQYFRPSDTPFYQTGLRTMISMVTVGIIFASLQIIIYVVHNKRVVQGIYGGRGGSPLMIYTP
- a CDS encoding hypothetical protein (SECRETED:SignalP(1-22)), which gives rise to MRLPLKILAFGVLATKTRLIHAGPCKPSPITSIDEYSSVIPTTIAVNSDTVTTQPSTLSGGTTTSAHSGDTSMTTLDKTYADSTTSWVSSTVTFSEVSSSTISAELSSTETLSESPTTIIEESTSTALSPSTTTSLEAPLGTTLTAIFLDEGYEKEAWLPLEDFGPAITSDVEKESSGALFGLEPGTSRLYAILPSGEKVYAASCTQCTQDSFYFLNEEQRASRYFVFFVKCTEGENRYLSCAPEVEGTLYEHLYFYEVGGWYMHTKNPDRTGRTVIEFRLG